The Dermacentor albipictus isolate Rhodes 1998 colony chromosome 2, USDA_Dalb.pri_finalv2, whole genome shotgun sequence genome has a segment encoding these proteins:
- the LOC135899832 gene encoding calmodulin-B-like isoform X2, protein MLFDKDSDGRITSSELGIVMRSLGQRPTETELRNMVTLVDTDGNGTIEFNEFLFMMSKKMKETDSEEELREAFRVFDKNGDGFISASELRHVMTNLGEKLTDEEVEDMIREADLDGDGLVNYDEFVTILTAPK, encoded by the exons ATGCTGTTCGACAAGGACTCCGACGGCCGCATAACGTCATCCGAGCTGGGAATCGTCATGCGTTCTTTGGGACAGAGACCGACCGAGACGGAACTGCGGAACATGGTCACGCTCGTGGATACGGACG GCAACGGGACGATCGAGTTCAACGAGTTCCTGTTCATGATGTCCAAGAAGATGAAGGAGACGGACAGCGAAGAAGAGCTCCGGGAGGCGTTCCGCGTGTTCGACAAGAACGGCGACGGCTTCATCTCGGCGTCAGAGCTGCGGCACGTCATGACCAACCTGGGCGAGAAGCTCACCGACGAGGAGGTTGAGGACATGATTCGAGAAGCGGACCTCGACGGAGACGGGCTCGTCAACTACGACG
- the LOC135899832 gene encoding calmodulin-like isoform X1 has protein sequence MTEYGLTEEQVAEFKEAFMLFDKDSDGRITSSELGIVMRSLGQRPTETELRNMVTLVDTDGNGTIEFNEFLFMMSKKMKETDSEEELREAFRVFDKNGDGFISASELRHVMTNLGEKLTDEEVEDMIREADLDGDGLVNYDEFVTILTAPK, from the exons ACGGAATACGGCCTGACGGAAGAGCAAGTCGCAG AGTTTAAGGAGGCCTTCATGCTGTTCGACAAGGACTCCGACGGCCGCATAACGTCATCCGAGCTGGGAATCGTCATGCGTTCTTTGGGACAGAGACCGACCGAGACGGAACTGCGGAACATGGTCACGCTCGTGGATACGGACG GCAACGGGACGATCGAGTTCAACGAGTTCCTGTTCATGATGTCCAAGAAGATGAAGGAGACGGACAGCGAAGAAGAGCTCCGGGAGGCGTTCCGCGTGTTCGACAAGAACGGCGACGGCTTCATCTCGGCGTCAGAGCTGCGGCACGTCATGACCAACCTGGGCGAGAAGCTCACCGACGAGGAGGTTGAGGACATGATTCGAGAAGCGGACCTCGACGGAGACGGGCTCGTCAACTACGACG